The following are encoded in a window of Mycobacterium sp. ELW1 genomic DNA:
- a CDS encoding nitrite/sulfite reductase produces the protein MTQPTKAAAKTRSEGQWALGEREPLNPNEQFKKEDDALNVRDRIENIYAKQGFESIDKTDLRGRMRWWGLYTQRKPGYDGTWTGDENTDMLEDQFFMLRVRSDGGALTTAALRTLGGISTEFARDTADISDRENVQYHWIQVEDMPEIWRRLDEVGLQTTEACGDCPRVVLGSPLAGESLDEVIDGTPAINEIVKRYIGKKEYSNLPRKFKTAISGLQDVVHEVNDVAFIGVNHPEHGPGFDLWVGGGLSTNPMLGQRVGAWVPLDEVPDVWEAVVSVFRDYGYRRLRAKARLKFLIKDWGVEKFREVLETEYLKRPLIDGPAPEPVVRPIDHVGVQRLKNGLNAVGVAPIAGRVSGTILTKVADLAEAAGSNRVRFTPYQKLIVLDVPDDKLDELRSGLDALGLPSTPSHWRRNLMACTGIEFCKLSFAETRVRAQSLVPDLEKRLEDINAQLDVPVTVNINGCPNSCARIQIADIGFKGQMIDDGNGPEEGFQVHLGGSLGLDSGFGRKLRQHKVTSTELGDYIERVVRNFVKQRSDGERFAQWVVRAQEEELR, from the coding sequence ATGACCCAGCCGACCAAGGCCGCGGCGAAGACACGCAGTGAGGGCCAGTGGGCCCTGGGTGAGCGCGAGCCGCTCAATCCCAACGAGCAGTTCAAGAAGGAAGACGACGCGCTCAACGTCCGGGACCGCATCGAGAACATCTACGCCAAGCAGGGCTTCGAGAGCATCGACAAGACCGACCTGCGCGGCCGCATGCGCTGGTGGGGCCTCTACACCCAGCGCAAGCCGGGCTATGACGGCACCTGGACCGGTGATGAGAACACCGACATGCTCGAGGACCAGTTCTTCATGCTGCGGGTGCGCAGCGACGGTGGCGCCCTGACCACCGCCGCGCTGCGGACCCTCGGCGGCATTTCGACCGAGTTCGCCCGCGATACCGCCGATATCAGCGACCGCGAGAACGTGCAGTACCACTGGATCCAGGTCGAGGACATGCCGGAGATCTGGCGCCGCCTCGACGAGGTTGGCCTGCAGACCACCGAGGCGTGCGGCGACTGCCCTCGCGTGGTGTTGGGCTCGCCGCTGGCGGGAGAGTCGCTCGACGAGGTGATCGACGGCACACCCGCGATCAACGAGATCGTGAAGCGCTACATCGGCAAGAAGGAGTACTCGAACCTTCCGCGCAAGTTCAAGACCGCCATCAGCGGCCTGCAGGACGTGGTGCACGAGGTCAACGATGTCGCCTTCATCGGGGTCAATCACCCCGAGCACGGTCCCGGTTTCGACCTGTGGGTCGGCGGCGGTCTGTCCACCAATCCGATGCTCGGACAGCGCGTCGGCGCGTGGGTGCCGCTGGACGAGGTGCCCGACGTCTGGGAGGCCGTGGTCAGTGTGTTCCGCGACTACGGCTACCGGCGGCTGCGCGCCAAAGCCCGGCTGAAGTTCCTGATCAAGGACTGGGGCGTCGAAAAATTCCGCGAAGTTCTCGAAACGGAGTACCTGAAGCGGCCCCTGATCGACGGACCCGCCCCCGAACCTGTCGTCCGCCCGATCGACCACGTCGGTGTGCAACGGCTCAAGAACGGACTCAACGCTGTCGGGGTGGCACCGATCGCCGGACGCGTCTCGGGCACCATCCTCACGAAGGTCGCCGACCTGGCTGAGGCCGCAGGCTCCAATCGGGTCCGGTTCACGCCGTACCAGAAACTGATCGTCCTCGACGTTCCCGACGACAAGCTGGACGAGCTTCGCAGTGGGCTCGATGCGCTCGGCCTGCCGTCGACTCCGTCACACTGGCGACGAAACCTGATGGCCTGCACAGGAATCGAGTTCTGCAAGCTGAGCTTCGCCGAGACCCGGGTGCGCGCTCAGAGCCTGGTGCCCGACCTGGAGAAGCGGCTCGAGGACATCAACGCCCAGCTCGACGTCCCGGTCACGGTCAACATCAACGGCTGCCCCAACTCGTGCGCGCGCATCCAGATCGCCGACATCGGCTTCAAAGGCCAGATGATCGACGACGGCAACGGCCCGGAGGAAGGTTTCCAGGTTCATCTGGGCGGCAGCCTGGGCCTGGACAGCGGTTTCGGCCGCAAACTGCGCCAGCACAAGGTCACCAGCACCGAGCTCGGCGACTACATCGAGCGGGTGGTGCGCAACTTCGTGAAACAAAGAAGCGACGGCGAGCGTTTCGCCCAGTGGGTTGTACGGGCACAGGAAGAAGAGTTGCGATGA
- a CDS encoding Ms4527A family Cys-rich leader peptide yields the protein MARMSAPQNLRRVALVARRHVDFKRVCTCCCLA from the coding sequence ATGGCCCGCATGTCCGCCCCCCAGAACCTGCGCCGTGTGGCACTGGTGGCTCGGCGGCATGTGGATTTCAAGCGCGTCTGTACCTGTTGTTGTCTGGCTTGA
- the hemW gene encoding radical SAM family heme chaperone HemW, whose translation MSVRPAPAALPELALTPGTAFGIYVHVPFCATRCGYCDFNTYTAAELGGASPQGWLTALRSELELTATLLGEVSVDTVFVGGGTPSLLGGSGLGEVLDAIRANFTLAAQAEVTTEANPESTSPAFFAEIRAAGYTRVSLGMQSTARRVLAVLDRTHSPGRPLQAAAEAMAAGFEHVNIDLIYGTPGESDDDLARSVDAALTAGVDHISAYALVVEDGTALARRVRRGEIEAPDDDVLAHRYELLDQRLAAAGLTWYEVSNWSRPGGECRHNIGYWNGGQWWGAGPGAHGFVGDTRWWNVKHPNAYAELLADGRLPVADFERLDAEARHIENVLLGIRLRAGLPVAVLTESEQSRAGRAVDDGLLTRAGERLLLTDRGRLLADAVVRDLLDD comes from the coding sequence ATGTCGGTCCGTCCCGCACCGGCCGCCCTACCGGAACTCGCCCTGACGCCCGGCACGGCGTTCGGCATCTATGTCCATGTGCCGTTCTGCGCTACCCGGTGCGGGTACTGCGACTTCAATACGTACACCGCTGCCGAGCTCGGCGGCGCCTCGCCGCAGGGCTGGCTGACCGCGCTGCGCTCCGAACTGGAGTTGACCGCCACGCTGCTCGGCGAGGTGTCCGTCGACACGGTCTTCGTCGGCGGTGGCACCCCGTCGTTGCTCGGTGGCTCGGGATTGGGCGAGGTGCTCGACGCCATCCGCGCCAATTTCACGCTGGCCGCACAGGCGGAGGTGACCACCGAGGCCAACCCGGAGTCGACGTCACCGGCCTTCTTCGCCGAGATCCGCGCCGCCGGCTACACCCGGGTGTCGTTGGGCATGCAGTCGACCGCGCGCCGGGTGCTGGCGGTGCTGGACCGGACGCACTCGCCGGGGCGGCCGTTGCAGGCCGCGGCCGAGGCGATGGCGGCCGGCTTCGAGCACGTCAACATCGACCTCATCTACGGCACGCCGGGGGAGTCCGATGACGATTTGGCGCGTTCGGTCGACGCCGCGCTGACCGCCGGCGTCGACCACATCTCGGCGTACGCGTTGGTGGTCGAGGACGGTACGGCGCTGGCTCGGCGGGTGCGCCGCGGCGAGATCGAGGCGCCCGACGACGACGTGCTCGCGCACCGCTACGAATTGCTCGACCAGCGGCTGGCGGCGGCGGGGCTGACTTGGTACGAGGTGTCCAATTGGAGTCGTCCCGGCGGTGAGTGCCGGCACAACATCGGCTACTGGAACGGCGGGCAGTGGTGGGGTGCGGGTCCCGGAGCCCACGGGTTCGTCGGCGATACCCGATGGTGGAACGTCAAGCACCCCAACGCTTACGCCGAACTGCTGGCTGACGGGCGGCTGCCGGTGGCAGATTTCGAGCGCCTCGATGCCGAGGCCCGCCACATCGAGAACGTGCTGTTGGGAATCAGGTTGCGCGCCGGGTTGCCGGTTGCCGTGCTGACGGAATCCGAACAGTCGCGTGCGGGCCGGGCGGTGGACGACGGGCTGCTGACGCGGGCCGGAGAGCGGTTGCTGCTCACCGACCGCGGCCGGCTGCTGGCCGATGCCGTGGTGCGCGACCTCCTCGACGACTGA